A genomic segment from Oncorhynchus keta strain PuntledgeMale-10-30-2019 chromosome 7, Oket_V2, whole genome shotgun sequence encodes:
- the LOC118371679 gene encoding very-long-chain (3R)-3-hydroxyacyl-CoA dehydratase 2-like, which yields MSAPAMGTTKTAHSDVAPKKKRGPGALATAYLVIYNVVMTAGWLVIAVGLVRAYLARGSYHGLYYSIEKPLKFFQTGALLEVLHCAVGIVPSSVVLTGFQVLSRVFLTWAVTHSVREVQNEDSVLLFVSAWTITEIIRYSFYTFSLLNHLPYLIKWARYTFFLVLYPMGVTGELLTVYAALPYVQKTGLYSVTLPNKYNFSFDYHTFLILTMVSYIPLFPQLYFHMMRQRKKVLCHVEEYKKE from the exons ATGTCGGCACCTGCTATGGGGACCACGAAGACGGCGCACAGTGATGTGGCCCCGAAGAAAAAGAGGGGACCGGGTGCACTGGCTACGGCGTATCTGGTTATATATAACGTGGTTATGACAGCTGG GTGGCTGGTCATAGCCGTGGGCCTGGTGCGGGCCTACTTGGCCAGAGGCAGCTACCATGGCCTGTACTACTCTATAGAGAAACCACTGAAGTTTTTCCAGACCGGAGCTCTTCTGGAG GTATTGCACTGTGCAGTAG GGATCGTGCCGTCCTCAGTAGTTTTAACAGGGTTTCAGGTCTTGTCACGAGTCTTCCTCACCTGGGCCGTGACACACAGTGTTCGAGAG GTCCAGAATGAAGACAGTGTCCTGCTCTTTGTGTCAGCCTGGACCATCACAGAGATCATCCGTTACTCCTTCTACACTTTCAGTCTGCTCAACCACCTGCCCTACCTCATCAAATGGGCACG GTACACATTCTTCCTAGTGCTGTACCCCATGGGAGTAACTggtgaactgctgactgtctaTGCAGCCCTGCCCTACGTTCAGAAGACAGGCCTCTACTCTGTCACCCTTCCCAACAAGTACAACTTCTCATTCGACTACCACACCTTCCTCATCCTCACCATGGTCTCCTACATTCCAT TGTTTCCTCAGCTCTACTTCCACATGATGCGTCAGAGGAAGAAAGTCTTGTGCCATGTGGAGGAGTACAAAAAAGAGTAA